From Sporosarcina sp. Te-1, the proteins below share one genomic window:
- a CDS encoding DUF4306 domain-containing protein → MRSLLVAIISSIILLFSSFVSWYEGSALLTTSWEWEDTAIFTKMVKGTIDSPTAILPIDHFVFAAKFSPFFPLLMLVSGFLLLWQAVSWLGKDNRLLMSIFYGFTLFSSIFVIFLVKDSPTNGLQMLSCFFLVLAALSLGLIVRLTMGRVRNSSL, encoded by the coding sequence ATGCGGAGCTTACTTGTGGCCATCATTAGTTCGATCATTTTACTATTCTCAAGTTTCGTAAGCTGGTACGAAGGGTCTGCCCTCTTAACTACATCATGGGAATGGGAAGATACAGCGATCTTCACAAAAATGGTGAAAGGAACAATTGATTCACCTACTGCCATTTTGCCGATTGATCACTTTGTCTTTGCAGCTAAGTTTTCCCCTTTCTTCCCTTTGCTCATGCTTGTTTCAGGTTTTTTGTTATTGTGGCAAGCAGTCAGCTGGTTAGGAAAAGATAACCGGCTTCTGATGAGCATTTTTTATGGATTTACCCTATTCAGCTCCATTTTCGTAATTTTCCTAGTAAAGGACTCACCGACGAACGGATTACAGATGCTCTCGTGTTTCTTTCTTGTACTAGCGGCTTTATCCCTTGGCCTGATTGTTCGTCTCACGATGGGTAGGGTTAGAAATTCTAGTCTCTAG
- a CDS encoding nitroreductase, with amino-acid sequence MKGKNPVEQAIISRRTIKAFKPDPVDVDEIIELLNVAKWAPNHKLTEPWRFQLYTEKGKDTFAQAYVDSQTKADGEIPEKVQRKSEYFRNIPLHLVVIMPEDPRQRRWDEDYGAVSTMIQNFQLAAWERGIGMIWRSNDWIYDPVFREAIGVKPGEKVVATLMIGYPKHVPAPQERTDIRELLEIIDK; translated from the coding sequence ATGAAAGGGAAAAATCCAGTTGAGCAGGCCATCATCAGTCGAAGGACGATCAAAGCGTTCAAACCGGACCCGGTCGACGTCGATGAGATTATTGAATTATTGAACGTTGCAAAGTGGGCTCCGAACCATAAACTGACGGAGCCTTGGCGTTTTCAATTGTATACGGAGAAAGGAAAAGATACATTCGCCCAAGCCTATGTCGATTCCCAAACGAAGGCAGATGGCGAAATTCCAGAGAAAGTGCAGCGGAAATCCGAGTACTTCCGTAATATCCCACTCCATCTTGTCGTCATCATGCCGGAAGATCCGCGGCAAAGAAGATGGGATGAGGATTACGGCGCCGTCTCTACCATGATCCAAAATTTCCAGCTTGCTGCATGGGAGCGTGGCATCGGCATGATTTGGCGTTCAAATGATTGGATTTATGATCCAGTGTTTCGAGAAGCGATCGGTGTCAAGCCGGGCGAAAAGGTCGTGGCTACGCTGATGATCGGCTATCCGAAGCATGTGCCAGCACCCCAAGAACGGACTGATATTCGCGAACTTCTTGAGATTATTGATAAATAA
- a CDS encoding DUF4179 domain-containing protein: protein MECKNAQDQMIDYLEGNLNEWERKEFELHMEECAACKEELVKLKQLITSLEEESEAIHVPESLMKNVRASVASTQWSKRKTVKRTALIGAAAALFLTVFVGTAIATNGFATFADWWKDFGNKQEEQVENFVQQGLGDKVNAVAESNGIKITITNVVADDMQTLVYYEIEDQKRENEYLIDFTRGLKIDNQDELFNSKEERDYSPVSNHLRLHSENPHISKGRLGMGPLSKEEGTIQLSLNKVQSLDGTVEVDSSIKEPEYVEGDWHFEIPVKKHPAIIHDLNVETEYEGNPVIIDKLTIAPTVTVLSYRYRNENQDRNLDNLSISIAGIESKENYVTGSAFDFAGVGGSTYHSNGWSEENATFESLYFENPSHVKVHFGNMEFNVKEKADFPIDPSKPFPQTFTYLGTKISIDKVEIGQPTLITMSEELNANRVYQSLDYHFSDADDHNKSTVINPDGYFIDKNGKKYKASEYFYLMNELEEPVLYSTEHHIKISRKDSQDFIPAKLSIDGYRMIEYSEKVVDIPLD from the coding sequence ATGGAGTGTAAAAATGCACAGGACCAAATGATAGATTATCTTGAAGGCAACTTGAATGAATGGGAAAGAAAAGAGTTTGAACTTCATATGGAGGAATGCGCTGCGTGCAAAGAGGAATTGGTAAAGCTTAAACAGCTGATCACCTCCTTGGAGGAAGAGAGTGAGGCCATCCATGTGCCGGAGAGTCTTATGAAGAACGTGCGGGCTTCTGTTGCAAGCACGCAATGGAGTAAGCGAAAGACAGTTAAGCGCACTGCCTTAATCGGCGCCGCCGCAGCTCTCTTTCTAACCGTCTTCGTCGGCACAGCGATTGCGACGAATGGGTTTGCTACTTTTGCGGACTGGTGGAAAGACTTTGGCAACAAGCAGGAAGAGCAAGTAGAGAACTTCGTGCAGCAGGGCTTGGGCGACAAAGTCAATGCTGTAGCCGAGAGCAATGGCATCAAAATCACGATCACAAATGTCGTAGCAGATGATATGCAAACGCTTGTTTATTATGAAATAGAAGATCAGAAAAGAGAAAACGAATATTTGATTGACTTTACGAGAGGGCTTAAGATCGACAATCAGGACGAACTTTTTAACTCAAAAGAAGAACGAGATTATTCTCCTGTCAGTAACCACCTTCGATTGCATTCAGAGAATCCCCATATTTCCAAAGGCAGATTGGGCATGGGACCTTTATCGAAAGAGGAAGGAACCATTCAGCTTTCTTTGAATAAAGTCCAGAGTCTGGACGGAACTGTAGAAGTTGATTCAAGCATAAAAGAACCCGAATATGTCGAAGGGGACTGGCATTTTGAGATCCCCGTCAAAAAACACCCCGCCATTATCCATGATCTTAACGTGGAGACAGAGTACGAGGGGAATCCGGTGATCATTGACAAACTGACAATCGCTCCAACCGTGACGGTTCTATCGTATCGTTACCGCAATGAGAATCAAGACCGTAATTTAGATAACTTATCCATCTCGATTGCCGGGATTGAAAGCAAAGAAAACTATGTAACCGGAAGCGCGTTCGATTTTGCCGGGGTCGGCGGGTCCACATATCATAGCAATGGATGGAGTGAGGAGAATGCAACATTTGAATCCCTTTATTTTGAAAACCCGTCCCATGTAAAAGTCCATTTTGGAAATATGGAATTTAACGTAAAGGAGAAAGCCGATTTCCCAATCGATCCGTCTAAACCGTTCCCGCAAACATTTACTTATTTAGGTACGAAAATCTCCATCGATAAAGTAGAGATCGGACAACCGACTTTGATCACGATGAGTGAAGAGCTGAATGCGAATCGTGTTTACCAATCACTCGACTATCATTTCTCAGATGCAGATGATCACAATAAATCCACTGTAATTAACCCGGACGGCTATTTCATTGATAAAAATGGCAAGAAATACAAAGCATCTGAATACTTCTATCTCATGAATGAACTGGAAGAGCCTGTTCTCTATTCAACAGAGCATCACATCAAAATTTCCAGAAAAGATTCGCAAGACTTCATTCCAGCCAAACTGTCGATCGACGGGTACCGGATGATCGAGTATAGCGAAAAGGTTGTGGATATTCCATTGGACTGA
- a CDS encoding GNAT family N-acetyltransferase, producing MMISLRSSKEIKVNQLEKLYNDVEWYAYTKDIAVLQQALLQSLDVISAWDGDELVGLIRIVGDGLTIIYIQDILVLNAYQNQGIATQLMQKALNKYKDVRQKVLLTEEAPDVRHFYEKNSFQSCDKGSLVAFALLN from the coding sequence ATGATGATCAGCTTACGCAGCAGTAAAGAAATAAAGGTTAATCAATTGGAAAAGTTATATAATGATGTGGAATGGTATGCCTATACAAAAGACATAGCTGTTCTACAGCAAGCACTATTACAATCATTAGATGTTATTTCGGCTTGGGACGGAGATGAGTTAGTCGGCCTCATACGGATTGTTGGTGATGGATTAACCATAATTTATATCCAAGACATACTTGTCCTGAATGCGTATCAAAATCAAGGAATTGCTACTCAACTCATGCAAAAAGCTTTGAATAAATATAAAGACGTTCGGCAAAAAGTTCTTTTAACGGAAGAAGCACCAGATGTCAGACACTTTTATGAAAAGAATAGCTTCCAATCTTGCGATAAAGGATCGTTGGTAGCATTTGCTTTGTTGAATTAA
- the yedE gene encoding selenium metabolism membrane protein YedE/FdhT, with the protein MKKLNPLMRYWNPYVVLVIAGILSAFYFGLTSTVWAVTGEFTRLGGDLLKLFGVDISGWAYYDKVHLQGTTWSRPDGWMVWGMFTGALIMVLWSKSFKIRRPQQKRRYVQGLIGGIIAGFGARLALGCNLAAFFTGVPQFSFHSWIFIVATGIGTFFGTKLTKTRWWKGRPTLTKGAAKPSTVKKRVIQPYVGSVIAVIYIGWMIYFFATGQKLLGLGALFGLAFGILIERGQICFTSAFRDLFLVGRSLMAKAIIIGMAVSSVFTIIIISVYDLTPITQIAAPSTFVGGILFGLGIVMASGCETGMMYRLMEGQVLFLPVFAGNIIGATFLAYAWDHLGIYTTLVESGAPINLLDTLHPVGAILATLAMLGLLYALTIYREKRYHQKWAIKKGATDHAG; encoded by the coding sequence ATGAAAAAACTTAATCCACTTATGCGCTACTGGAATCCTTACGTGGTCCTTGTGATTGCAGGAATCCTGAGCGCTTTCTATTTCGGTCTCACGTCAACTGTCTGGGCAGTTACCGGTGAGTTCACCCGCCTCGGTGGCGATCTCCTGAAACTATTCGGAGTCGATATTTCGGGTTGGGCCTATTATGACAAGGTGCATTTACAAGGCACCACGTGGAGCCGCCCAGATGGCTGGATGGTATGGGGCATGTTTACAGGTGCATTGATCATGGTGCTGTGGAGCAAGAGTTTCAAAATCCGCAGACCCCAGCAAAAACGCCGATATGTGCAAGGTCTCATCGGTGGCATCATCGCAGGGTTTGGTGCCCGCCTTGCACTTGGCTGTAATTTGGCAGCTTTCTTTACAGGCGTTCCACAGTTTTCGTTCCACTCTTGGATTTTTATTGTTGCAACAGGTATTGGTACCTTCTTTGGAACGAAATTGACCAAAACACGTTGGTGGAAAGGACGCCCTACTTTGACGAAGGGGGCTGCAAAGCCATCGACAGTCAAAAAACGCGTAATCCAGCCGTATGTAGGCAGCGTTATTGCCGTGATCTATATCGGATGGATGATCTACTTCTTTGCAACCGGTCAGAAACTGCTTGGACTTGGTGCGTTATTCGGACTAGCCTTTGGAATTCTCATCGAACGCGGCCAAATTTGCTTTACATCTGCTTTCCGCGACTTATTTCTAGTCGGACGGAGCCTCATGGCAAAAGCGATTATCATTGGGATGGCTGTCAGCTCTGTATTCACGATCATTATTATTTCCGTTTACGATTTGACGCCAATTACCCAGATCGCTGCACCAAGCACCTTTGTAGGCGGCATCTTGTTCGGCTTAGGTATTGTCATGGCGTCCGGCTGTGAAACCGGCATGATGTATCGGCTGATGGAAGGCCAAGTTCTTTTCTTGCCAGTTTTCGCAGGCAACATTATCGGCGCGACATTCCTTGCCTATGCATGGGACCACCTTGGCATTTATACGACACTCGTCGAAAGCGGAGCACCCATCAATTTATTGGATACACTCCATCCTGTTGGTGCCATCCTTGCCACACTGGCCATGCTCGGCTTGCTGTACGCACTGACAATCTATCGAGAAAAACGATACCATCAAAAATGGGCAATAAAGAAAGGAGCGACAGATCATGCAGGCTGA
- a CDS encoding HAD-IIB family hydrolase → MKQKKFMLATDLDGTFVGNEEGLADLLAYYEEAPYDVALVYITGRHLDSAKSLIQEVSLPEPDLLITDVGTAIYHQDGEDSGWKRKMNEHWQPDRIAEIASDFPELKRQQLPNDRRVSYTVDNNPQLAVKFQQRLEQEDIPHAFIFSSNQDIDVLPPSAGKGKALEHVIEHYAAPDVQLLIAGDSGNDIDMLSLGHPAVIVGNAQQELLDIDDHPNLFRAQAHCAAGIHEAWLHFYDKKDKHL, encoded by the coding sequence GTGAAACAGAAAAAATTTATGCTGGCGACTGACTTGGACGGGACTTTTGTCGGAAACGAGGAGGGGCTCGCAGATTTGCTGGCTTATTACGAAGAGGCGCCTTATGATGTGGCGTTAGTATATATAACGGGGCGGCATCTTGATTCTGCCAAGTCATTGATTCAAGAAGTGTCCTTGCCTGAACCGGATCTGCTCATTACAGATGTCGGTACTGCCATCTATCATCAGGACGGTGAAGACTCCGGCTGGAAGCGGAAAATGAACGAACATTGGCAGCCGGATCGGATTGCAGAGATCGCTTCTGACTTCCCCGAGCTGAAGCGGCAACAGCTTCCGAACGATCGACGGGTTTCTTATACGGTAGACAACAATCCCCAACTAGCTGTGAAATTTCAACAGAGGCTGGAGCAGGAGGACATCCCCCATGCATTCATTTTCAGCTCCAATCAGGATATCGATGTGCTGCCCCCATCCGCCGGAAAGGGCAAGGCACTGGAGCATGTCATCGAGCACTATGCGGCTCCGGATGTCCAGCTGCTCATCGCAGGCGATTCAGGGAATGATATTGATATGCTTTCACTTGGACACCCTGCCGTCATTGTCGGTAACGCACAACAGGAGTTGCTAGACATAGATGACCACCCCAATCTATTCCGTGCACAAGCCCATTGTGCCGCCGGCATCCACGAAGCATGGCTGCATTTTTACGATAAAAAAGACAAGCACCTATAG
- the yedF gene encoding sulfurtransferase-like selenium metabolism protein YedF: MQAELEPDFTLDLRGESCPYPVIYTLEALEGMNKSELLLVITDCPGSFRNVPEEAKAHGYTFAQEPMKNGQEYLFYIYA; encoded by the coding sequence ATGCAGGCTGAATTGGAACCCGATTTCACACTCGACCTTCGAGGAGAATCCTGCCCCTACCCCGTCATTTACACATTAGAGGCACTCGAAGGCATGAACAAAAGCGAGCTGTTGCTCGTCATTACCGACTGTCCCGGCTCATTTCGCAACGTGCCAGAAGAAGCCAAGGCGCACGGCTACACGTTCGCCCAAGAACCTATGAAGAATGGGCAGGAATATTTGTTTTATATTTATGCGTGA
- a CDS encoding RNA polymerase sigma factor: MKTSMAGSIYLKRIKKQDMQAILDWFEERQSKFYKIGWAYLKDYHDVEDVFHNTVLKVHENIGQLKQDHYFETWVTSIFINECRAIYRRKNKQVVESPPDRADERPIEHRLELMESLDQLDSQHKEVILLKYIQGYSQKEIADIINVPVGTVKSRLYRGLTMLRKLFEGGEKHGV; the protein is encoded by the coding sequence GTGAAAACATCAATGGCAGGGTCAATTTATTTAAAGCGAATTAAAAAGCAAGACATGCAGGCCATATTGGATTGGTTTGAGGAGCGGCAGTCGAAGTTCTATAAAATCGGCTGGGCATACTTGAAAGATTATCACGACGTTGAAGATGTATTTCATAATACCGTTCTTAAAGTGCATGAGAATATCGGTCAGTTGAAGCAAGATCACTACTTTGAAACATGGGTGACATCCATTTTTATCAATGAATGTCGGGCGATTTATCGAAGAAAAAATAAGCAAGTGGTCGAAAGCCCACCGGATAGGGCAGATGAGCGCCCGATCGAGCATCGGCTGGAACTGATGGAAAGCTTGGACCAGCTCGATAGCCAACATAAGGAAGTCATCCTTTTGAAATACATACAGGGCTATTCGCAGAAAGAAATTGCAGACATCATAAACGTGCCTGTGGGGACAGTAAAGTCGAGGCTATATAGAGGGTTGACGATGCTTCGAAAACTATTTGAAGGCGGTGAAAAGCATGGAGTGTAA
- the proS gene encoding proline--tRNA ligase has product MSNQQNDFSKWYIDTIQKADLMDYTPVRGCIAFKPDGFEIWEHIQEEMNRRFKETGHRNAYFPMLIPESFFQKEKDHIEGFSPELPWVTEAAGEKLEERLALRPTSETMIGHLYSDWIKSYRDLPVLINQWANVFRWEKKTLPFIRTSEFLWQEGHTAHADEEEARHETMQMLNIYKEVVEGLLAIPVYDGQKTPSERFAGAVDTYSIEAMMKDGKAVQAGTSHYLGTKFAEAFDIKYLTKENRHEFVHTTSWGTSTRLIGSVIMVHGDEQGLVLPPRIAPTQVILIPVGPWKKNPAIMEKLDEVFAALKAKGIRVRLDDSDQSPGFKFNEWELKGVPVRLELGPRDLENNQALLKARDEADKVAVDLENVVERIEQELETMQTRLLEKARKFRAEHSHTHIDKLSELKEHIATSQEQGEIPGWILAGWCGDDACEEQVKEETKFTTRNIPFNPPAEKHVCINCGKEAKHTVWFARAY; this is encoded by the coding sequence ATGAGCAATCAACAAAATGACTTTTCCAAATGGTACATCGATACGATCCAGAAGGCAGATTTGATGGACTATACACCGGTTCGTGGATGTATCGCTTTCAAACCGGACGGCTTTGAGATTTGGGAGCATATCCAGGAAGAGATGAACCGCCGTTTCAAGGAGACGGGCCATCGCAATGCGTATTTCCCGATGTTGATTCCTGAGTCGTTTTTCCAAAAAGAAAAGGACCATATCGAAGGTTTTTCGCCGGAGCTTCCTTGGGTGACAGAGGCGGCAGGTGAGAAATTGGAGGAGCGGCTGGCACTCCGTCCGACATCCGAGACGATGATCGGTCATTTGTATTCCGATTGGATTAAGAGCTACCGTGATCTTCCGGTTTTGATCAATCAATGGGCGAACGTCTTCCGTTGGGAGAAAAAGACGCTGCCGTTCATCCGGACATCTGAATTCCTATGGCAGGAAGGGCATACCGCACATGCCGATGAAGAAGAAGCACGCCACGAGACGATGCAAATGCTGAACATCTATAAGGAAGTGGTCGAGGGACTTCTTGCTATTCCAGTATATGATGGACAAAAGACACCATCCGAGCGATTTGCGGGAGCAGTCGATACGTATTCCATCGAGGCAATGATGAAGGATGGGAAGGCAGTTCAAGCGGGAACATCGCATTACTTAGGCACGAAATTCGCAGAAGCGTTCGATATTAAGTATTTGACGAAAGAAAACCGTCATGAATTCGTTCATACGACTTCTTGGGGAACGTCCACTCGTCTGATCGGCTCTGTCATCATGGTGCATGGGGATGAGCAAGGATTAGTCTTGCCGCCGCGCATTGCCCCGACACAAGTGATTTTGATTCCGGTCGGTCCTTGGAAGAAGAACCCGGCGATTATGGAGAAGCTGGATGAAGTGTTCGCGGCGCTGAAAGCGAAAGGCATCCGCGTCCGTCTGGATGATTCCGATCAATCTCCAGGCTTCAAGTTCAATGAGTGGGAATTAAAAGGTGTACCGGTCCGTCTGGAGCTTGGACCGCGTGATCTGGAGAACAACCAGGCATTGTTGAAGGCCCGTGATGAAGCGGATAAAGTGGCGGTCGATCTTGAGAATGTCGTGGAACGCATCGAACAGGAATTGGAAACGATGCAAACGCGTCTGCTGGAAAAAGCACGGAAGTTCCGGGCAGAGCACTCTCATACGCATATCGACAAATTGTCAGAGTTGAAGGAGCATATTGCCACATCCCAAGAGCAAGGTGAAATCCCTGGATGGATCCTTGCCGGCTGGTGTGGAGACGATGCATGTGAAGAGCAGGTAAAGGAAGAGACGAAATTCACAACACGGAATATCCCGTTCAATCCGCCTGCTGAAAAACACGTATGCATAAACTGCGGCAAAGAAGCGAAGCATACAGTTTGGTTTGCAAGAGCCTATTAA
- a CDS encoding helix-turn-helix domain-containing protein, with protein sequence MIHLDSGDDLLLVLEALSNPHRLKIIAVLSEDRQYVSELARLLGMSRPLLYLHLQKLEEANLVTSSMEILDSGKAAKFYRLIPFQFDLNEKMIHQLALTLTMPKKK encoded by the coding sequence ATGATACATTTAGATTCTGGCGATGACTTATTGCTTGTTTTGGAGGCTTTATCAAACCCGCATCGGTTAAAAATCATTGCGGTATTGTCGGAAGATCGGCAATATGTGAGCGAACTGGCGCGGCTTCTTGGGATGAGCAGGCCTTTGCTGTATTTGCATCTGCAAAAGCTGGAGGAGGCGAACTTGGTAACAAGCAGCATGGAGATTTTGGACAGCGGCAAGGCAGCGAAATTCTATAGGCTCATTCCGTTTCAATTCGATTTGAATGAAAAGATGATCCACCAGTTGGCATTGACATTAACTATGCCGAAAAAGAAATGA
- a CDS encoding ring-cleaving dioxygenase has product MYSIPGHHHISMITKNAKQNNRFYRDVLGFRRVKLTVNQDDPSMYHLFYGDKTGSPGTELSFFEMPFVGSTHRGTNAITQIGLLVPSEASLAFWKSRFETYGVQHSDITTYANRPALHFEDSEGLRMVLVPSYGKKIDHWETWKQSSVPTEHQIQGMGPVEITVRRLDKIGRTLTELFGYAEVFRSKEEAIFQSINGEMFGEIVVRAMDGPAEKPGRGSIHHLAIRVKDEEALAYYNEQVRARGFHSSGIVDRYYFKSLYFRESNGILFEIATDGPGFTIDGPIETLGEKLDLPPFLEGRRNEIEQKLQPIEEE; this is encoded by the coding sequence ATGTATTCCATTCCAGGACACCACCACATTTCAATGATCACGAAAAATGCCAAGCAAAATAACCGGTTTTACCGCGACGTACTTGGGTTTCGACGGGTGAAGCTGACGGTGAATCAAGATGATCCGTCGATGTATCACTTATTTTACGGAGACAAAACAGGCAGTCCGGGCACGGAGTTATCCTTTTTTGAAATGCCGTTTGTCGGGAGCACGCACCGAGGTACAAATGCCATTACGCAAATCGGTTTGCTTGTTCCATCGGAGGCAAGTTTAGCTTTTTGGAAATCACGTTTTGAAACGTATGGCGTACAGCATAGTGACATCACAACATACGCCAATCGCCCTGCCCTGCACTTTGAAGACTCAGAAGGCTTGCGCATGGTGTTGGTGCCGTCGTATGGAAAAAAAATCGACCACTGGGAAACATGGAAACAATCATCCGTCCCTACTGAACATCAAATCCAAGGCATGGGTCCAGTGGAAATCACAGTACGCCGGCTCGATAAGATAGGACGCACACTTACTGAACTATTCGGCTATGCCGAAGTGTTTCGCTCAAAAGAAGAAGCGATTTTCCAATCCATCAACGGAGAAATGTTTGGCGAAATCGTTGTGAGAGCTATGGATGGTCCTGCAGAAAAACCGGGTCGAGGCAGTATCCATCACCTTGCCATTCGTGTTAAGGATGAAGAAGCGCTCGCCTACTACAATGAACAAGTACGAGCTCGCGGCTTCCATTCATCCGGCATCGTGGATCGCTATTACTTCAAAAGCTTATACTTCCGTGAATCAAACGGTATTTTATTTGAAATTGCTACGGACGGGCCTGGTTTCACAATCGACGGACCGATCGAAACACTAGGTGAAAAACTAGACTTGCCGCCTTTTTTAGAGGGACGCCGCAATGAAATTGAACAAAAACTACAACCCATTGAGGAGGAATAG
- a CDS encoding MarR family winged helix-turn-helix transcriptional regulator produces MQRNTRGSLIWLRLTRFTHQSNLLSNEFLKPYDLTTAQFDVLMQISTYEPLTQSELAEKVTVTQGGISRMLARLEKEGLIERKQDWKTKTISLTDKGRQKLENAFDAQLAFQSSFFDECLSEEEKKTLYTLMSRVHKNSEQKKLPDR; encoded by the coding sequence ATGCAAAGAAATACTCGCGGGTCATTAATCTGGCTGCGGCTGACTCGATTCACCCATCAAAGTAATTTACTCTCCAACGAATTTTTAAAGCCATATGATTTAACAACCGCCCAGTTTGATGTATTAATGCAGATCTCAACCTACGAGCCTTTAACACAAAGTGAGTTAGCCGAGAAGGTTACCGTGACGCAAGGCGGTATTTCGCGTATGCTCGCTCGCCTGGAGAAAGAAGGACTTATTGAACGCAAGCAGGATTGGAAAACCAAAACGATCTCATTAACCGACAAAGGCCGACAAAAATTAGAAAATGCCTTTGATGCCCAGCTAGCATTTCAGTCCTCATTCTTTGATGAATGTTTATCGGAGGAAGAGAAAAAAACGTTATATACGCTCATGTCACGTGTGCATAAAAACAGTGAACAGAAGAAATTACCGGATCGGTAA
- a CDS encoding GatB/YqeY domain-containing protein yields the protein MLKTAVFEQLKTAMREKDTLSKGVLTLLKSALDLAEKEKGAPLTEEEETAIVNREIKQTNQALEGAQNAQRDDLIEQEKAKLVLLKSFLPKQLTEEEVAAVLTEAGVSQGMNMGDAMKIAKPLLAGKTDGATMSKVVKSLIQ from the coding sequence ATGCTCAAGACTGCAGTCTTTGAACAATTGAAAACGGCTATGAGAGAGAAAGACACTTTATCAAAAGGCGTTCTTACTTTATTGAAATCAGCGCTAGACCTGGCAGAGAAGGAAAAAGGGGCTCCCCTCACAGAGGAAGAGGAAACCGCGATCGTCAACCGGGAAATCAAACAGACCAACCAGGCGCTTGAAGGTGCACAAAATGCGCAGCGGGATGATTTGATCGAACAAGAGAAAGCGAAATTGGTTCTTCTAAAATCATTTCTGCCGAAGCAATTAACCGAAGAAGAGGTTGCCGCTGTATTGACAGAAGCCGGTGTATCCCAAGGAATGAATATGGGCGATGCGATGAAAATCGCCAAGCCGTTGCTAGCAGGAAAGACAGACGGCGCCACGATGTCTAAAGTTGTGAAAAGCTTAATTCAATGA